From the genome of Rhizobium binae, one region includes:
- a CDS encoding PhzF family phenazine biosynthesis protein produces the protein MARSYSVYDVFTDRKLAGNPLAVVFDGDDLSDEAMQAITREINLSETVFVQPSTNPAYAAKLRIFTPGRELPFAGHPTVGTAIALAERAHGAAALDLVTVLEENVGPVRCAVRLREGEASFAEFDLPRKSQQAVMPLDKLGIADALSLKVTEIGFENHVPSVWSAGVPFLLIPVHDVGTAQRVEFDPQLWEKIVPFVDGALASAYVYCRGGVNHVAKFHARMFASGMGIVEDPATGAAAAALSGAIRHFDRLTDGHHPIMIEQGVEMGRPSFIHLHIDVDGGAISNARIGGQAVRLASGTLDL, from the coding sequence GTGGCGCGAAGCTACAGCGTCTATGACGTGTTCACCGATCGAAAGCTTGCAGGCAATCCGCTGGCGGTGGTCTTCGACGGAGACGATCTCAGCGACGAGGCGATGCAGGCGATCACTCGGGAGATCAATCTTTCCGAGACGGTTTTCGTGCAGCCTTCGACCAATCCCGCCTATGCGGCGAAGCTCCGGATATTTACGCCGGGCCGCGAGCTGCCCTTTGCCGGCCATCCGACGGTCGGCACGGCGATTGCGCTCGCCGAGCGGGCACACGGCGCAGCGGCGCTCGATCTCGTTACGGTGCTCGAGGAAAATGTCGGGCCGGTCCGCTGCGCGGTGCGGCTGAGGGAGGGCGAGGCGAGCTTTGCCGAATTCGACCTGCCGCGCAAATCGCAGCAGGCCGTCATGCCGCTAGACAAGCTCGGCATCGCCGACGCTTTGTCGTTGAAAGTGACTGAGATCGGCTTTGAAAATCACGTTCCCTCGGTCTGGAGCGCCGGGGTGCCGTTCCTGCTCATTCCGGTGCACGATGTCGGCACGGCGCAGCGGGTGGAATTCGATCCGCAGCTGTGGGAAAAGATCGTGCCCTTCGTCGATGGCGCGCTTGCCTCGGCCTATGTCTATTGCCGTGGCGGCGTCAACCATGTGGCGAAGTTCCATGCGCGCATGTTCGCCAGCGGCATGGGCATCGTCGAAGATCCGGCCACCGGCGCGGCGGCAGCCGCACTTTCCGGCGCTATCCGCCATTTCGACCGGCTGACGGACGGGCACCACCCGATCATGATCGAACAGGGCGTCGAGATGGGCCGCCCCTCTTTCATCCACCTGCATATCGATGTCGACGGCGGGGCGATTTCCAACGCGCGGATCGGCGGCCAGGCGGTGCGGTTGGCGAGCGGCACGCTCGACCTCTGA
- a CDS encoding endonuclease/exonuclease/phosphatase family protein has protein sequence MSLRLATFNVENLLTRFDFTGFRNQLRQDRVIKLVEVNSEGVYQQLEQARVIAATDDTRQMTALAIADADADILCLQEIDNMAALQAFEYGYLFRMVGNGYRQKFLVEGNDSRGIDVAVLMREETRDGQKIEVRDIRSHAMTTYRDFDLFDEDLALTNRIDDKIFKRDCLELDLLIGGRPLLLYVVHFKSMGNPRDGLDGRQSTLPLRRAEARAVRRIIEDRFGAGHTAKKSFAICGDMNDYQERVDVVGRRGAGYRFEHRLEAESALDAFSQDGFAENVMTRRQPLDRWTLYHARGPQEQHLCQLDYIWLSPALAAHNSGRLPEIIRNGQPYRTAFPPGQEVELYPRTGWDRPKASDHCPVVMTLDLP, from the coding sequence ATGTCGCTTCGCCTCGCCACCTTCAACGTCGAAAACCTGCTGACCCGTTTCGATTTTACCGGCTTCCGCAACCAACTGCGCCAGGACCGCGTCATCAAGCTTGTCGAGGTCAATAGCGAGGGCGTCTATCAGCAGCTCGAGCAGGCCCGCGTGATCGCCGCCACCGACGACACCCGGCAGATGACGGCGCTCGCCATCGCCGATGCGGATGCCGATATTCTGTGCCTGCAGGAAATCGACAATATGGCCGCCCTGCAGGCCTTCGAATACGGCTATCTCTTCCGCATGGTCGGAAACGGCTATCGTCAGAAATTCCTGGTCGAGGGCAATGACAGCCGCGGCATCGACGTCGCCGTCCTGATGCGCGAGGAAACGCGCGACGGCCAGAAGATCGAAGTCAGGGATATCAGAAGCCATGCGATGACGACCTATCGCGACTTCGATCTCTTCGATGAGGACCTGGCGCTCACCAATCGCATCGACGACAAGATCTTCAAGCGCGATTGCCTGGAGCTCGATCTTCTGATCGGCGGCCGACCGCTCTTGCTCTACGTCGTGCATTTCAAATCGATGGGCAATCCGCGCGACGGATTGGACGGGCGGCAATCGACGCTGCCGCTCCGGCGCGCCGAGGCGCGTGCCGTCCGCCGCATCATCGAGGACAGGTTCGGCGCCGGCCACACGGCCAAGAAGAGTTTCGCCATCTGCGGTGATATGAACGATTATCAGGAGCGCGTCGACGTTGTCGGCCGGCGCGGCGCCGGTTATCGTTTCGAGCATCGGCTGGAGGCCGAAAGCGCGCTCGACGCGTTCAGCCAAGACGGCTTTGCCGAAAATGTCATGACACGACGTCAACCTCTCGACCGCTGGACGCTTTATCACGCGCGCGGACCGCAGGAGCAGCACCTTTGCCAGCTCGACTATATCTGGCTTTCGCCTGCGCTTGCCGCCCATAATAGCGGCCGTCTGCCCGAGATCATCCGCAACGGCCAACCCTACCGCACCGCCTTTCCGCCAGGCCAGGAGGTGGAGCTGTATCCACGCACTGGCTGGGACCGGCCGAAAGCATCCGATCATTGCCCCGTCGTCATGACACTGGATCTCCCATGA
- a CDS encoding NUDIX hydrolase, with the protein MKTNLNLKFPTSDISDDFAGWPPEAAVFPIAGVDLRVLPGAHPFVVAEEAAIRENWAKETAANPALFDGRLVFQQRLSFSQEGIAGEGYVTPFSAFMWWRRQPQRQGGLHIFAYPVLESADGALVAIRMGAHTANPGQVYFAAGSLEPEDIIDGRCDIEANMRREVHEETGLELVDAVAGEGLFASHARRTVTLLRLFRFDMTADEMVKRIEAHMLVAEDKEIAGAVAIRSADPAAHPYNVAMLPVIDWYFGKGNRR; encoded by the coding sequence ATGAAAACGAATTTGAACTTGAAATTTCCGACGAGCGATATTTCCGATGATTTCGCGGGCTGGCCGCCGGAAGCGGCGGTTTTCCCGATCGCCGGCGTCGACCTGCGCGTGCTGCCCGGCGCCCATCCCTTCGTCGTCGCCGAGGAGGCGGCGATCCGTGAAAACTGGGCGAAGGAAACCGCCGCCAACCCGGCGCTGTTCGACGGCCGCCTGGTGTTCCAACAGCGGCTGTCGTTCAGCCAAGAGGGGATCGCGGGCGAAGGCTACGTCACTCCTTTTTCCGCCTTCATGTGGTGGCGGCGGCAGCCGCAACGCCAGGGCGGCCTGCACATCTTCGCCTATCCCGTGCTCGAAAGCGCAGACGGCGCGCTCGTGGCGATCCGCATGGGCGCGCATACCGCCAATCCCGGCCAGGTCTATTTCGCGGCCGGCTCGCTGGAACCGGAGGATATCATCGACGGGCGCTGTGACATCGAGGCCAACATGCGCCGCGAAGTTCACGAGGAGACCGGACTGGAGCTGGTCGACGCGGTCGCGGGGGAAGGGCTCTTTGCCAGCCATGCCAGGCGCACGGTGACCCTGCTCAGGCTCTTCCGCTTCGATATGACGGCCGACGAGATGGTGAAGCGGATCGAGGCCCACATGCTGGTTGCCGAGGACAAAGAAATCGCAGGTGCGGTGGCGATCCGTTCGGCCGATCCGGCGGCCCATCCCTACAACGTCGCCATGCTGCCCGTCATCGACTGGTATTTCGGAAAGGGTAACCGGCGTTAG